The following coding sequences are from one Raphanus sativus cultivar WK10039 unplaced genomic scaffold, ASM80110v3 Scaffold0956, whole genome shotgun sequence window:
- the LOC108846077 gene encoding sigma factor binding protein 2, chloroplastic, which yields MESSSTLLRGLNQRKSPTRKPPKQKRKATTTNNTKPIKVRYISNPMRVETCASKFRELVQELTGQNAVDLPPEPTTFAATDPHQEEMNPEPLDEEGIREYYSPMDDEVFNAPQMSAGLSAFLSSGFYNLNALESFGSV from the coding sequence ATGGAGTCATCATCGACGTTGCTCAGAggcttaaaccagagaaagtctCCCACGAGGAAACCACCGAAGCAAAAGAGGAAAGCAACGACCACGAACAATACCAAACCCATCAAAGTCCGCTACATATCGAACCCGATGAGAGTTGAAACTTGCGCTTCTAAGTTCAGAGAGCTCGTTCAAGAACTCACCGGCCAAAACGCCGTCGATTTACCTCCGGAGCCCACTACTTTCGCCGCCACAGATCCTCACCAGGAGGAGATGAATCCTGAGCCGTTGGATGAAGAAGGTATCCGTGAGTATTACTCACCGATGGATGATGAAGTGTTTAATGCTCCTCAAATGTCGGCAGGTCTGTCTGCGTTTTTATCGTCTGGTTTTTACAATCTGAATGCTTTAGAAAGCTTTGGTTCTGTCTGA